GGTCCCATGATAGTAAATTGTATATATGAGTGGTTTCGCTAACGTGGCATCCTAATCAGCAAAGAGGGAATAAAAATAtatggggcccacttgtcacctcactcctcttctcttctctataTCCTCTCTCTGCTAGGAGCAGGGCAGCGCGGGGCGGATCGGCCACGCACGAGGCAGGCAGGCGGAGTGGCAACGGCCGGAGCAGGTCAATGGGACGAAGCAAGCAACGGGCGGAGTGGGGTGGCAGCGGTAGGGGCACAGAGGAGACCCGTGCAGGACGCCTTCCTCCATGGTGAGCTTGTCGGCGTAGCACCTTGAAGGAGCGAAGCACCTCTAAGAACAATGCGTGCGCGCGGAGACGCCGTAGGGGAGGAtggcgcggccgacggcgaggacgacgacgatgtggCGGGCGGGTAGGCTGGCGGAGCTTGCCAGCCACCGCTACGCTCCTCCTATGGCCACCTCCGCGTTGCGGACCcctctccgcccgccgccggcctcccagGCTTGCTGTCGTGCTCTCCGTCGCTGCTCTGGCCATCGTCCGCTTCGCCTGCAGCGTGCCACCTACCACCGCTCCACTGCCGTGCTCTCCCGCCGCAGCACGTCGCTGCCGCGCTCACCCACCACCTCTCCGCCCGTCGACCATTGCCATGCTCGCCTACCGCTGCTCCGCCCACCGGCCTCCATCGctgaaggagagagaaaagagaaaaaaatatgtgtggacCCCACTTTTTTCTTATACATGTGggctctaaattttttttattttgatgactaggatgccacgtcagtgaaacaAGGGATTTATACTGCTATGGACCTAAATTgtacggttttgtatagtttaggggtaaaaaaaattggtattaGAGATTAGGGAAGTGTTACCAACTCGATGTAAAGTTGAGAGACGGCTGGTGaacttatttcttttttaaaagagTATCTGGTTCTCCCAACTCCCAAGCCTTTGGTCAAGAACAGTACTGGGCCGAAACATGGCATATCCGCATATGGACTGAAATGAAATACCTCCTAGACGTACACCCTGGCCCTTGTAAATTTCACGTGATtctgtttttgtggatttgacATGAAACAACAATGATATTTATAGGGGgatttaactatttatcactCCATCCAACAATTTCACTGAAATACGTCATCACATACTCTCCATCACTCGATCCACCAGTTCTATCAAATCATATGGATTTCTAGGTTGTTAATTGTTTAGCAGATACTAAGATTACCTTAAAAGATTTCTTTTTAGTCATTTAAGTTGTTAATTTTTGAATTTCGAATTGCTCATCTGATTGGTTTTAGATTCACTAAGGTGATGGGAATCATACAAATCAGTATGAAAATCAACGTGGATATCCTAAgtacaggggcggatccagcatAGGTActggggggactcgagtcccccctacCTCGCTGGATCACCATTGTTAGAAGGGAAGATGAAAGGGGAAGGATATGGAAAAAAATGAAGAGGAGGGGGAACTGacgaaaaaagaagaagatgagtCCCCCTTAAATCTTGTTCTAGATCCGCCCCTGCCTAAGTAGTACATTGTAGTACATAATTTTAATGCTAAGAAAATGTTATATATTATAACAGAGCTAGTACAATTTGAATATAATTTTGATAAAGTTTACATGTAATTCCATCACAACAGACGGGAATATGTCTCTGTGAAGCGTCACATAACCCTGCTCTCAATACTTGTCAGTCAACAATCAAATAGGTAACCTCCTATCGCAGGGCAGTCAATTATCGACTCGAAAGGAGAGTGTAGATGTGACGAAATGatgtaaaaatattttgaaagaaCGAGATAAACTCatgataacaaaaaaaaaagtgtttcaAGGGAACCAAAGAGCATGACACCTCAACAACCAAGCATATGTAGGTATCAAGAGAAAATTCGTTTGTTCCTTTCATTTTACGTATAATAGTGCAAAATAAAATTCAATTAGGGCAAAGAAGACATGCACCAATTGAGACACATTTGGTATAGCTACACGCAAAATCTTTCAGAAATATGAACAGATCTATCATGCATGCTAGATCACCGTTAATAAAAaaggagaggggaaagaaaaaaagaagagggagaggaggaaaaaTACTGGGGAGGGGGTGAAGAAGGAAGGAGTAGACGAGTTCCCATCTAATCTTATTTTAGATTCATGCATATGTGTGGAAAACCATATATTTCAAAAGGAGCCTAAAAATTGTCAAATAAAACCTACAAGATGAGGGTACAGAGCGCCTGCGTATGCTTCATCTAGTTCATCGCCGCCCTCAACTGAACATCAAGACTGATCACAAACTTGAATAGAGAAGGAAAATTTAATGATTCCAGATTATATTCTTTCCTAATTTAATTGTATTAACACTCGTGAGAATGATACATGAGATCATCTAAGTCAAAGTCAAATAATAGTGAGAGAGAATGTTAAATTATAAAGGTCCAAATTATTTCTACGGATCGAGAGGCAGCCAATCCAATATGAATGAGTCCTTGGGATCGAGCCAACCATCAGAGTATATTGGTCAGAGATGCACTTGATAGAGGCAGTGGCAAGGGATGTGTGATATGTCTcgtttgaagtttttttttttcgcgtgTCCACAACCATGCGGCGCGCCCAAACTCGCATGGCTCGCAGCTTTGCTGGAGTCCTACTCGCAGACGGAGGGTAGCATATGCTACAGCCGTACAGCGGCGGTACAGCcgtctccctcttcctcccggGGTCCCtcattccctccctccctcccccccccccccccccccccccctccccgtcGAAAACCAAACAGAGCGCAGCAACAAACAACCCAAACGCCCGGAAAAACTCGGTATAACCAAAAACTAGAACCCCGAAAAACCACGGGGAAAACCTCACACGTCTTCGTCCCTCCAGCCTGTCCCCGGTCCCCCTCCTCTTAACTCCGCATCAtcgcatcctctctctctccccacccgTGTCCATAGAAATTCCTCTATCCTTGATTGATTCtttcttttattgtttttttttctcttcttcctcttggaGGGGGAGGAGATTTGGGGAATAATCAACGTACATTACCCAGTCTCACACTCCCACGATCCCGTCAAGGGCCGCCGCAATGCGCGTCCTCGCCGTGGCCCTGCTCGCCGCGGCGGtgttggcggcggaggcggcggcggagctgccGGAGTTTCGGGAGGCGCCGGCGTTCCGCAACGGCGCGGGGTGCGCGGGCGCGCCGACGATCCACATCGCCATGACGCTGGACACCACCTACCTCCGGGGCTCCCTCGCCGGCGTCCTCTCCGTGCTCCGCCACGCCGCCTGCCCGGAGTCCATCGCCTTCCACTTCGTCGCCTCCTCGGCgtcccccgcgcgccgcctcgcggCGCTCCGGCGGGCCCTCGCGGCGGCGTTCCCCACGCTCCCGGCGACCGTCCACCGCTTCGACGCGCGCCTTGTCCGCGGCAAGATCTCCACCTCCGTCCGCCGCGCCCTCGACCAGCCCCTCAATTACGCGCGCATCtacctcgccgacctcctcccgcGCTCGGTGTCCCGCGTCCTCTACCTCGACTCcgacctcctcgtcgtcgacgacgtcgcCCGCCTCTGGGCCACCGACCTCGGCCccgacgccgccctcgccgcccccgAGTATTGCCACGCCAACTTCACCTCCTACTTCACCGACGCGTTCTGGAGTCACCCCGAGTACTCCTCCATCTTCACCAACCGGGGGCGCGCGCCGTGCTACTTCAACACCGGCGTCATGGTCATCGACCTGGACAGGTGGCGAGCCGGCGGGTACACCGTGAAGCTGGAGTACTGGATGGAGGTCCAGAAGCAGGAGGCCAGGATATACGAGCTGGGGTCGCTCCCGCCGTTCCTCCTGGTGTTCGCCGGCGAGGTGAAGGCCGTGGAGCACCGGTGGAACCAGCACGGGCTCGGCGGCGACAACGTCGCGGGGCAGTGCCGGGAGCTTCACCCTGGGCCGGTGAGCCTGCTGCACTGGAGCGGCAAGGGGAAGCCGTGGCTTCGGCtcgacgccggccggccgtgcccGCTCGACGCGCTCTGGGCGCCGTAcgacctgctccgccgccgcggcgctcgcgacgacctcctcgccgccgtcgcctgacAATGCGGGGCCCACGTCGCTGGAGCGATCGGTTTGTTCGAGTTCGGATCGGTGGCCTCGCTGCTCTCGACACTCGTCGCGAGGTAGGTGTCGGCGCTGGGGCACTGACACTCCGGCCCACTTGGGCCTCCACGAATGGGCCAACATGGCTGAGGTTGGAGTGGCCCTGTCGGTACTGACAGCCGGGCCCACATGTTGGTGATGGATGGCAAGATTTTGTTCGTGAGGGGAAGCTGACGACGCAGCAATGGTTGTGTACagctgtcttttttttttttgcctgtttAAGGGAATAGATTACCAGATAATTCAGATTCCATTCGTTTTAGACAGGGTTAAAAATTCGTTGTTGATGTGTTCCATAATAAAATACGcaacaaaaaaatattgtcAAAGGAATATATTTTGGTATGTTTGGAATTAGGGCTATACACTTGTACTAGTAAATCAGATGTTTAGTGGAGATGTTGTTCTTGGGAAACGGGATAAAGCTTTGGTGTAAATGTAACACTCCATTTGTTAATTGCTTTCAAGAACAGCTAATTGGATGTCGTTTCTTGGCGCAAATCTCAAATCAGGGGCTCCAAATTTCAGGAATCTGATCTGACTTTTCCCGCTTTTGTTTAAAGCACTGATTGATCCATGTCATTTGATTAGTGCGTCGGTTTGGTGCCAAGTGAATGGCGGGTGGCTGATGGGCAAGTGCCCAGGTGAATCTTTTGTGTGTAATAAAGGCTTCAAATCCTTTGCTTCTCTGGCGCGCTAGGAAGGAAATGAAAGGGGTTCAGTTGCTTTCTGCCTTTTGCCCACCGTTACTGTCGATGGGAGGCAAAGGGGTGATCGATCACTCGATTGCTGTAGCTGGTGATTGTGATGTTTGTCGTTATAAATGTACTGCTGCTTTGTGAAGGATTACTGTAGGATACACCTTTGCGTAAACTGAGGgaccctttgaatcacaggaatagaaaaaacataggattctgaaaGGAATaaaagtgtaaaacagatgattacaaaacataggaaaaacataggaatgaccgtttgattggaccacaggaaaaacacagaaatttgaggagagataaagactcaaaggatttcttccatgaggttctaccttttgttaaaattcctccaaaacttgtatagaaagaggcattccataggaattttataggatttcatagggttcattcctttgattcaaagggctttgtaggaaaaattcctatggaaataaaatcctctaaaatttctacgaatttcctttgaatcaaatggggCCTGAACCTTGTGTTAAGTACGCCCCTACTTTTGATGGACAGTCTGATCATAGCAATTAGCAAGACAACAGCACATGCTCCATACGGCTTCAGTCGCTGTACACTACACATGCGTCACGTACCGATCTTACGAACGAGTCGACTACACAGTTCTAGCATCATACttgtaccctttttttttctctagaaaACTGGCAACTTTTACATCCATACTTGTATTTGTTTGGTACTAACTGATTGTAACATTAGCTAATTTGCTAGCATTCGGCATCAAGGTTATTTGAGTGGACAGCCGAGCAGCATAACGAAAGCTGCTAAGCTTCAGTCCACAACATTCCACCCGCCAAGTCCATTTGCTATCTTGATCAGGCTTACAACTTCAGGCAACCAAGCAACTGGAGTAGTACGCAGTAGGGGTCTTTTCGATTTCGAAGTAAAAGCCGTTCTTTACCGATTTATCGAAATCCGACTGAAATCCGGTAAAAACCAATGAATTTTAGTCAACACTGTATAGAACCCGGCTAATACCAACCAGTTTTTATAAAGCGAGACCTAACGGATTCACGAAATTCTATTGGTGGTGCTGGTGGTAGTTAATCAGAAAGCTCAGCTTTTCTTCGGCGTCGTCTTCTTCTTGCTATTGTTGCTTCcgactactccatccgtctcataatataaggaattttgagtttttcttgtattgtttgaccactcgtcttattcaaaattttgaaattattatttactttttttgacttactttattgtCTAAAGTACTTTACACacaaatttttgttttttatatttacataaattttttgaataaaatgagtggtcaaacagtacgaaaaactcaaaatcccttatattatgggatggagggagtacgtctgATAATTGGGGCCTCGTCTACAGTACAGCGAATGGGGCATCGTGTGAATAGGATTTGCGTAGGGCGCCACCGACAGCCTCGGTTTTTTGCCGGGGCGAAGGACGAGGCCCGACGCACCCGCCGGACCACGAAGTCGCGCACTCCAGTAGACCACTGGTTGGGAGCCTGGGGGGGACTCCCTGCGATGCTACTAGTACTTCCTACTTGGCACTGATTGATGACTCGTAGTAGTAGGTTTGCTAGCTCGGTGATCAActggttttttctttctctgGCTGGTGGCTCCATGAACATCGTCCAACGAGGCATGGTGATGGTTTTTAAAAATGTACTCCCTTGtttgtcaaaagaaaaacaatatacTTACTATGTCCAAAAAAACCAACATTATACTAAAATGTGCCGCATCCTATATTCGTTATATTAGGATGCGTCATATCCTAATACAAGGTTGatatttaggacggagggagtaatataaaaTCGATCTTCTCATCTAGCAATATGCCGACGTTGGTGGGTTTAGGAagttttaaaaaggaaaaataaaatcaatggGACATGTTGCCTAACAGCCTGACCTTGTTCCTCTCACCATTCAGTACTATTCTTTATTTTTCATCTCAAATATCGTCAAGCATAAGTTTTAGGGATCTTTTAGTTCTAAAACTTGCTACATCTAACCGTAGTCACGCCAGCATGTTGCGATGACGCATTAAGTTCATTTGCACATAATTTTGGCTTGCCAATGTGAAATGGACCATCTAAGAGCATCCTCAGCGGATGCTCTATCCTATTCTCCATCGAGAAAATAGCGCACAAGGGTAGAAAATCGCACTCCAGCAGATACGCCATTGCTGCCTCAAATCTAGAGTGTCCGCCATCCGGGAGAGAGACATCAAATTTGACATTCCTCTCTTGAGTCTCTTCTCACACCATATTGCAACCGCCTAAGTTCGAACCAAGCTCCCGCCTCTAGCTGGATAGATGGCGTGCAGGGTGCAGTAGTGAGGGTGAAGACTGGAGAGGTAGAAGCTTATCGAGACATGGAGATGGAAATGTGGACGGTGGAGAGCGTCATGCGTTTGCTGTTGCCGCCGCCCACAGCTTCGCCACGCCTGGCTGCCACCTCCGACCATCGCTTCTCTGCCCGATCACTACCTTCGACCATCGCTTCTCCACCCGGTTGTCGGCTCCGACCGTCGCTTCCTCGCCCCACCACCCGACCCCCGTGCCAACCACCGCTTCCTCGCCCCCGCCGTCCGCGCCAAACCCACCACGGCTGCACCTTCTCTGTCCCCGTCACCCGCTGCCTACCACTTCTCCCCTTCGCCCGTGGCACCTCCAGCCCGCCCCCACGTcgcccctcctccgccgtcggCTCTCcaccccttcccttcccctcccctcatcattcccctttcccttcctgtCACTCTCTCGTTCGCTCTCTCCTCCCAATAGGTACGGATAAAGAGAGGAAGATAAATATGTTTGAACGTAAAAATGAGATTACAATACTAGTTGTCTCCTAGTATTTTATATAGTAAATTCGTCATGCAATAAATTTGGACTTTTCAAAATGTTTGTAAATATAGCCATTATAAAAATTAATACAAATGTATGGATAGTTAgaaaatattactaaaatataggTGGATATGATATAGAGGGTGTAATATAGATGATCTATTGGAGTGAAGAAGAATATAGAGTGGGAATCTTTTTTAGATGACCACCTAAATAAGGATATAGATGATCAAATAAGGATGCTCTAAGCCTCTAACTAGTGTATGGCTAACTTTTTTGTACTTAAAGCATATTAGTGTTCGTGACGTGTATGCAATGGGCACATTTTTGCTAAATGAAAACATCTCTACTATCGCCATCTGACTTCGAATATATGATATGTGCACCTCAAATCCAATGGACTCATATATCAATGACCCACGTTAGACGACAAACTTAACCCTTTGCCAATGATCACTTCTATCAGTCAAAATGTTGAATTTACAAGGGCTTGGCccatttgatattttttaaagttgTTGGCCCATTTGATCTGGTGACAACGCCACGTGATCATCAGAGTGTACTATTTTCACTATTTTGCTAATGCCTAACGTCGGTCGCCGCGTCGGAGCCAGCTACTGGAGCGCACGCCGATAATGTGCACGCCGACACGTCCACACGCATGGTGACGAAGGCTGTGCCCTCCAATTCCGTGCACCATCCCGACGGTAccgcacggcacggcccacggTGAGATCGGCTCTGCTTTTTCGCCCGCGAAACCGGCGGGAGAAGacaccctctcctccctctctccccttcctGCCGTCACTCATCCACCAGCCTGGGCGACGACGCACCGCCCGCGGCGCATTGACTTGCGCACGTTACGCTGTCGTCGTTTCCCCCTACCACGCCACCTCCATGTTCCGGGGGGGAGGCGAACGCGTCCCGCGAGTCCCACGGCCCACCTCAACTCCTATAAAAACTGCGTTCGGATTGGATCTCGCCGTCTCGCTTCCTGGTCAAATTGTTCGCTAATAAGCATCGATCGAAGGCgaggccagccagccagccggGGCGCCGGGGGAGCTGGGGAAGATGGTGCAGGGGACGCTCGAGGTGCTGCTCGTCGGAGCCAAGGGCCTCGAGAACACCGACTACCTGTGTACGCTTCGGATCTCTGAACTTACCTGACTTCTGGTCTTCTGTAGTAAAGGAGTAGTAGCTTCTTTTTAGCTTTGTCGATCAGTTCGtttactgctgctgctgagagCCTGAGAGTTGGTCTGAATCTGTGATTTACTGCTGATGAGCTGCGTTGCTCCTGCAAACCTTCGCTGCAGGCAACATGGACCCGTACGCGGTTCTCAAATGCCGCTCGCAGGAGCAGAAGAGCAGCGTTGCGTCAGGTATGTTCCAATACCCTTTCTCATATACTCCTACAATGCAGAAGAAAAATGTTTTGCCTTTTGTGATCATAGTCTAGGGAAGGTTGTCAGGATGGTAGCTTTGTTCAGATAATCTTCCTGCCAACCAAAAGATTAAAACTTCAGATGCTCTTGATAACAGTGCTCATACAGATTGTTTTATCATAGTGCATGAGCCATTTTTCTGAGGAACGACGTGCTACTTATATGGTTGAAACTCTGAGCACTTCAACATCAGAAGGTATCTAAGGAAACTGCAATAATAATACTGTGCACATCGAGTTAAAAATGCAGCAATATCACGCCAAAAGCACATCAACTAGGTAGCATCTCTCAATTAAAGCTCATCAACTCGGTAGCATCTCAATTGTTCACCCATTCTTCACAGCTCACATTGATATGGAGTTATGGACCATCaaatatcaaaagaaaaatcctagATTAATCAATATCTGCAAAACGTATACATGGTTGGGAAATGGGAAATGCCTCTTTCATCTCAATTGCAAAAGGATATGATTTGGACGTGTTTAACACTACTAACGAGTTGCTTTGTTACTGATGGCATGCTCCATTGGGTGGTCCCAACTCCCAAGTGAATGTAACTCGATCCATTCGGTGCAGGTAAAGGATCTGACCCTGAATGGAACGAAACCTTTATGTTCAGCGTCACTCACAACGCTACAGAGCTCATCATCAAGTTGATGGACAGTGACAGTGGCACGGATGATGATTTTGTTGGAGAAGCAACGTGAGTACACCGTTGTATTCTGCTCATAACTAATTATACACTGCAAGTCCAATTGAACTAGAGGTTAATTATTTCTATCTATGCTAGCTTCCATGGCTTTGTTAATATCAAATATCCGTCTGAATATGGGGGTGAGCCCAAACTGCTCACATGTCGGTTATGTGGTCCTGAAATTATATCAAAATCTGTTTTGAGTAAAATGGTCCTCAAATGACTAGTTTTTCCTTCAGATCTATAATCTCCTGACATATTGTAGGATCCTACCTGAACGTTTGCAATATCCATTTCTTTCAGGATTTCTTTGGAAGCAATCTATACAGAAGGAAGCATACCCCCAACTGTTTATAATGTTGTGAAAGAAGAAGAATACCGTGGAGAAATCAAAGTGGGCCTGACGTTCACTCCAGAGGTAATTGTCACATATTCGTGCCCACAGCTCACACCGGGTTTATATCGTGCAATTGCCCACAATGTGCTGTGCCATCTTTTGGGACCAACTGAAAATCTGTGTTAGACATTCAGAAAGTTTTGAACTAGCAGTACTGTTTTTCTTTGTAAAATATAGTATTCTGTATTGCAAAAcctaatatattatatatatactccaaaaGTCCACATGCCATTTTGTAGGTATTATATATGCTAGTGTTAACTTCATGGTATAACTACTAAATACTAAtaattcctcttcctccttttgcCTTTGCTACTACATATTTCTGCCAATGTCTACCCTGAAAATGAACGAGCTGTTTTCCTTTTCCTGATCTGCTGTACATTttgctgatattttttttcttttattcacAGGATGATCGCGATCGGGGTTTATCTGAGGAAGACATTGGTGGATGGAAGCAGTCATCTTGAGGAAGAAGCAGATACTTTGATGTCGCACTGCATCGCTATGGTAAGTCGTGTGCTGGAAGCCTGGAACAAAGCCTATTGAAAAGAGCAGTCTTGTAGAAATActtctcatgattttctaaaagttgTAATAATAGTGTTCGCCAATATGCTCTATATGTAAGGACCTTGCTTTGATGCCCACTAAACTGTAATAACTATGGCAAGTTATGATGCAACAGAAGTGCTATAATCCTTTATGTGATCGTAATTTCATTGACCTGCTTTTCGAGGATCGTCTTGTTTGACGTTGGACGAGCGACCCTCGCTACTCGGCGTGTTCAGCGTACCATGCGTTTTTTTCCAGCACTCCTTTGCATGTGCTTATCTGCTCTGGCACGTGAAGGGCTCTGCTAAATGCAAGCTCTTACTTTGGTTTGTGTTTCAGCAGTGTTGTTGGACAGTTGATCGCCTCCTGAAGCGTGGCATCGATAGCCACTCGACCTGCCCTTTTTGCGCTCAGAATTTTGAGAGGGCGAACCACATCCTCTTCAACcgcgtgttcgcttggcaggtCTAGCACCGTGTGTTGTCACTCCTGGTTGGGCTGCCCTCCACcacccctcctccccccacctTATGGCAACTGGTTTTTAGGTTTGATGGCTATCTTCTAGGGCCTGCTTACTTGAGCATCTTCATGCTGGCTTCGACTCCCTGGTCCTCCTGGTCTCCTGGCAGCTGTGGAAGGAACAAAACTCCTAGGTTTTCGACTCCGCGCTCTTTTCGGTCTTAGTGGTTCCGGAATCCATACTCTTGGAGGGTTGCCTGTGGTCTTCCGCTGGTGTTGCTGTTTTTGggagggcctgtttagttcgcgaaaaaattttttttggtgttacatcgaatgtttgaccggatgtcggaaggggttttcggacacgaatgaaaaaactaatttcaaatcttttgagcttaattaatccgtcattagtacatgtgggttactgtagcacttatggctaatcatggactaattaagctcaaaagattcgtcttgcaatttcccccttaactgtgcaattaattttttaatctatatttaatgctccatgcatgtatccaaagatgtgatgtttttgagaaatttttttggggaactaaaccaggcctaaggaGTGTAGTGTGGCTCTGCCCCCTTCCCGTTGATTGGAGTTGCATTTAGCCGCCGTAGTAGTTTTTGTTTTGCTAGCTGCAGTTTTTATTTTGCCTTTTCTTCCTTCCCCTCGCATAAGCCTATCTAGCTGATTACGTTGTGTAACAAAAAAACTCATTTTCATCTAATACATTGATGTGCAATTCTTTTCCTCATTCGAAAAAAAGTAGTTTCGTTTACCTTCGCTGCTCAACCAAGATtagctaagtttttttttttttaaaaaaaggagccTAGCTCAGTAATTTTAGGGGGGTGATGAAATAATCCTGTTGCAGTAACAAAGTAATTACACTCATCTATGCTCCATGTGCAACACATAACCATGGTAGTCAGCACTATGCACGTTCTGCCCTGACAGTTCCTGATGATGACTTGGAGTAGTATAGCTTAATTTTCACTCCATAGCGTGAGAGTGTGGT
This window of the Oryza sativa Japonica Group chromosome 4, ASM3414082v1 genome carries:
- the LOC4336486 gene encoding probable galacturonosyltransferase-like 3, with translation MRVLAVALLAAAVLAAEAAAELPEFREAPAFRNGAGCAGAPTIHIAMTLDTTYLRGSLAGVLSVLRHAACPESIAFHFVASSASPARRLAALRRALAAAFPTLPATVHRFDARLVRGKISTSVRRALDQPLNYARIYLADLLPRSVSRVLYLDSDLLVVDDVARLWATDLGPDAALAAPEYCHANFTSYFTDAFWSHPEYSSIFTNRGRAPCYFNTGVMVIDLDRWRAGGYTVKLEYWMEVQKQEARIYELGSLPPFLLVFAGEVKAVEHRWNQHGLGGDNVAGQCRELHPGPVSLLHWSGKGKPWLRLDAGRPCPLDALWAPYDLLRRRGARDDLLAAVA
- the LOC4336487 gene encoding elicitor-responsive protein 3, which gives rise to MVQGTLEVLLVGAKGLENTDYLCNMDPYAVLKCRSQEQKSSVASGKGSDPEWNETFMFSVTHNATELIIKLMDSDSGTDDDFVGEATISLEAIYTEGSIPPTVYNVVKEEEYRGEIKVGLTFTPEDDRDRGLSEEDIGGWKQSS